In Odontesthes bonariensis isolate fOdoBon6 chromosome 9, fOdoBon6.hap1, whole genome shotgun sequence, the following proteins share a genomic window:
- the LOC142388231 gene encoding mediator of RNA polymerase II transcription subunit 13-like isoform X2, with the protein MSSCFVPNGASLEDCHSNLFCLADLTGIKWRRFVWQGPTSSPILFPVTEEDPILCSFSRCLAADVLSVWRRHHTPGRRELWLFWWGDDPSFAELIHNELSSEEDGEWESGLSYECRTLLFKAIHNLLERCLMNRGFVRIGKWFVKPYQKEEKSINRSEHLSCAFTFFVHGDSNVCTSVEIAQHQPLQRLSEEHLSLVQQSSSPLQVILSPYGLNGTLTGQAFKMSDHPTQKLIEEWRQFYPIFPNPKEVQEDKMEDTDWEDDSLAAVEVLVAGVRMVYPSCLVLLPLSDLPAVVPQGSANTPGGQCSAQQGQAAHRDPAISSVTLTPPTSPEEAHTDYQPSHRWLKLSSASDCYSSNNTLHGGKIPRRMASQMVESVWQEYNINRTGNKRKFTTLTNGACEEESDKSGLWDFVEPIYRPLCNCSRHKSQKQRSSSTSGHPPSSGQPAQPAPKHKLGEKMEKGEKQQRRPQTPFHHRNSVSEEQSLEPQTSRLCPRPQEEGSYPSLHHVDTVPPKAPSLHAHGPPADLVGSPPPPPLSPHPCDLSGLKNSSTPIHQPFYPPSVEPCLVPQKGSSEEPQLENMPLPLPLPPNYNETLEPAVFVGSAISPSEDSTHNPWKYFNLPRKKDSNFVTPQLPVDKVGDHGGGGTESVVSVTELMCDSSQPLKVSQELVRTYAQRRNSHLVSTTGDGEQSEEPDPYAFVEGDEEFTFTEKKDKAAEKEGNKKHKLDEGSETSAEDGQGPSGSKAPASTSLTHVNDLAVSYSDLDKIFNSDEDELTPRSRRAGVGTEDKFGCKETKQATLDPLSCISSADLHQMFPTPPSLEQQGYSPMNSGSKDSLETGAGLTLLDGSQLNSHFKMEVEEGFCSPKPSEIKDFSFVYKAETCQLFMGCTMYAPLKTLPSQCLLPIKLPEDCVYTPSWTMGKMELMPPVSNVNLLTKDSNVPSVEPDYSQTYTPQTQTPFLSSSAPPSNSGAGILPSPATPRFSVPTPRTPRTPRTPRGPSSVQGSLKYDNSDLYSPASTPSTCRPLSSVEPATVASIPEAHSLYVTLILSESVMNLFKDCNFDSCCVCVCNMNIRGADVGVYLKDNGEAQYPCTCGFSAVTNRRFGQSAGLFLEDELDVVGRGSDASRDTERCFEELRATTTHKAGSLKEKPPDELILMLQDQCTNPFAPMAGVEYSKVGSAPSSFLRIDERDCYNDCYMALEHGRQFMDNMSGGKVDETLVKSTCLHQWPKCKSADMSKLFSQDVLRVLLSLQPVLQDTIQKKRSVRSWGVQGPLTWQQFHKMAGRGSYGTDESPEPLPIPTFLVGYEYDFVVLSPFGLPYWEKLLLDPFGSQRDVGYVVICPENEALLRGAKTFFKDLSAMYEACQLGQHRPICKSHPEGILTVGTTEGRSMTEQPLSDWFLNMAAREGNNEAFNKLKLFAQVCRYDLAPYLSEQPLDSSLLSQRSPAPAASSSSSPQTSNSSGISSGLQSTNTTSTSSAPVSSTPPSSLPGSQTIGGMASAKPSSFSPFGTAGLQGSATQNGPQSNPQGGGGLAENGSNQPQGPTETPESTMERDKVGKPTDGESHAVSYPPAIVVYIVDPFSYEDADRDIHSSTYTLGLLRCYMEMLLFLPARIRNAVSVQIVPCQYLLQPVHSGERHVYNQHLKSLAFSVFTQCRRPLPNSTNFKTLTGFGPGLAIDMALKNPERPECLRLYTPPFILAPVKDKQTELGETFGEASQKYNILFVGYCLSHDQRWLLASCTDQHGELLETCIISIDVPNRARRKKSSARRTGLEKLWEWCLGLVQLTSLPWRVVIGRLGRMGHGELRDWSILLSRRNLQSLSKRLKEKCRMCGISAADTPSILSACLVAMEPQGSFVIMPDSVSTGSVFGRSTTLNMQTSQLSTPQDTSCTHILVFPTSAMVQVNTNTSEPIDINFNPINPDGSDGMGIFDLFGNDMDHDMVDPDLINILPNSPTTSPAHSPGSHYHQGGDGSKGQSADRMESHEEALNILQQPMALGYFVSTAKAGPLPDWFWSACPQAQNQCPLFLKASLHLHVSSVQSDELLHSKHSHPLDSNHTSDVLRFVLEQYNALSWLTCDPATQDRRSCLPVHFVVLTQLYNFIMNML; encoded by the exons ATGAGTTCGTGCTTTGTACCAAACGGGGCCAGTTTGGAGGACTGCCACTCCAACCTCTTCTGCCTG gcTGATTTGACTGGAATAAAATGGCGGCGTTTTGTGTGGCAAGGACCCACTTCTTCGCCCATCCTTTTCCCAGTGACCGAGGAGGACCCGATCTTGTGTAGTTTCAGCCGATGCCTGGCTGCAGATGTGCTGAGTGTGTGGAGAAGGCACCACACCCCGGGTCGCAGGGAGCTCTGGCTTTTCTGGTGGGGGGATGACCCCAGTTTTGCAGAGCTTATCCACAATGAGCTCTCGA GTGAGGAGGACGGCGAGTGGGAGAGTGGCCTGTCCTACGAGTGTCGAACGCTCCTGTTCAAAGCCATTCACAACCTGCTGGAGCGCTGTCTCATGAACCGTGGCTTTGTTCGCATTGGCAAGTGGTTTGTTAAGCCATACCAAAAGGAGGAAAAGAGCATTAATAGAAG CGAACACCTTTCTTGCGCCTTCACCTTCTTTGTCCACGGCGACAGTAACGTGTGCACGAGTGTGGAGATTGCTCAACACCAGCCTCTACAGAGACTGAGCGAAGAGCATCTTAGTCTCGTACAGCAGAGCTCCAGCCCCCTGCAAG TTATCCTGAGCCCATACGGATTAAACGGGACCCTCACCGGCCAGGCTTTCAAGATGTCAGACCATCCTACTCAGAAGCTCATAGAAGAGTGGAGGCAGTTTTATCCTATTTTCCCCAATCCCAAGGAGGTCCAGGAGGACAAGATGGAAGACACAGACTGGGAGGACGACTCCCTGGCAGCTGTGGAGGTCCTTGTCG CGGGAGTTAGGATGGTCTACCCTTCCTGCCTGGTGCTCCTCCCCCTGTCGGACCTCCCTGCTGTGGTCCCTCAGGGCTCAGCTAACACCCCAGGAGGCCAGTGCAGTGCTCAGCAGGGTCAGGCCGCTCACAGAGATCCTGCCATATCCTCTGTCACCCTGACTCCTCCAACATCACCAGAGGAAGCTCACACTG ACTATCAGCCATCCCACAGGTGGCTAAAGTTGTCCTCTGCATCCGACTGCTACAGCTCTAACAATACTCTTCATGGGGGTAAGATCCCTCGCAGGATGGCCAGCCAGATGGTGGAGTCTGTGTGGCAGGAGTATAACATAAACCGTACAGGGAACAA GAGAAAGTTTACAACCTTGACAAACGGGGCCTGTGAGGAGGAGTCGGACAAATCTGGACTCTGGGATTTTGTGGAGCCAATTTACAGGCCACTTTGCAATTGCTCAAG GCATAAGAGTCAGAAGCAGCGATCCAGCAGCACCTCAGGACACCCGCCTTCTTCAGGCCAGCCTGCCCAGCCGGCCCCCAAGCACAAGCTGGGTGAGAAGATGGAAAAGGGGGAGAAGCAGCAGCGGAGGCCGCAGACACCTTTTCACCACCGCAACTCGGTAAGCGAGGAGCAGTCCCTGGAGCCGCAGACCTCTCGGCTGTGCCCCAGACCACAGGAGGAGGGCTCGTATCCCAGCCTGCACCACGTGGACACAGTACCACCCAAAGCCCCCTCACTGCACGCACACGGCCCCCCCGCAGACCTTGTCGGATCCCCGCCTCCCCCTCCTCTCAGTCCACATCCCTGTGACCTGAGCGGCTTGAAGAACTCTTCCACGCCCATTCATCAGCCGTTCTACCCGCCATCAGTGGAGCCCTGTCTGGTGCCACAAAAGGGCTCATCTGAGGAGCCTCAGCTAGAGAACATGCCCTTGCCTTTGCCCTTACCTCCAAACTACAATGAAACCTTGGAACCCGCCGTGTTTGTAGGCTCAGCTATAAGCCCCAGTGAAGACTCTACCCACAACCCCTGGAAGTATTTCAACCTGCCCAGGAAGAAGGACTCAAACTTTGTGACGCCCCAGCTGCCTGTGGATAAAGTAGGAGACCACGGTGGAGGAGGAACAGAAAGTGTGGTCTCCGTCACTGA GCTGATGTGTGACTCCTCGCAGCCTCTGAAGGTGTCCCAAGAGCTGGTCAGAACTTACGCCCAGCGGAGAAACAGCCATCTTGTGTCCACCACAGGAGAtggagagcaaagtgaggagcCGGACCCTTACGCCTTCGTAGAAGGAGACGAGGAGTTCACCTTTACGGAGAAGAAAGACAAAGCCGCGGAGAAAGAGGGCAACAAGAAACACAAG TTGGACGAAGGGTCCGAAACATCTGCAGAAG ATGGTCAGGGTCCATCAGGCAGTAAAGCTCCAGCCTCAACCAGCCTCACCCACGTGAACGACTTGGCTGTGTCCTACAGTGACCTGGATAAAATCTTCAACTCGGATGAAGATGAGCTAACT CCGAGATCCAGAAGAGCCGGAGTTGGTACAGAGGACAAGTTTGGCTGCAAAGAAACTAAACAAGCGACTCTGGATCCCCTGTCGTGCATAA gcTCAGCAGACCTACACCAGATGTTTCCCACCCCGCCTTCCCTTGAGCAGCAGGGCTACTCCCCCATGAACTCTGGGAGCAAAGACAGCCTGGAAACAGGGGCAGGCCTCACCCTGTTGGACGGCAGCCAGCTTAACAGCCACTTCaagatggaggtggaggagggttTCTGCAGCCCGAAGCCATCAGAAATAAAG GATTTCTCCTTCGTGTACAAGGCAGAGACATGTCAGTTATTCATGGGCTGTACTATGTACGCACCACTCAAGACACTACCTAGCCAGTGTCTGTTGCCTATCAAACTGCCAGAAGACTGTGTGTACACGCCGAGCTGGACCATGGGCAAGATGGAACTAATGCCTCCAGTGTCAAATGTCAATCTCCTCACTAAAGACAG TAACGTCCCGAGTGTGGAGCCCGACTACAGCCAGACCTACACCCCTCAAACCCAGACACCCTTTTTGTCCAGCAGTGCTCCTCCCAGCAACAGCGGTGCAGGCATCCTACCTTCTCCAGCCACGCCACGCTTCTCCGTGCCCACGCCTCGCACGCCACGCACTCCACGCACTCCCCGCGGCCCATCCAGCGTCCAGGGCTCCCTCAAATATGACAATTCTGACCTTTACTCTCCAGCCTCCACGCCTTCCACCTGTCGACCCCTCAGCTCTGTCGAGCCAGCCACCGTGGCCTCCATCCCAGAGGCTCACAGCCTTTATGTCACCCTCATACTTTCCGAGTCTGTCATGAACCTCTTCAAGGACTGCAACTTCGACAGTTGCTGCGTCTGCGTCTGCAACATGAACATCCGCGGGGCAGATGTAGGCGTGTACCTCAAGGACAACGGTGAGGCCCAGTACCCCTGCACTTGTGGCTTCAGCGCCGTCACAAACCGGCGCTTCGGCCAGTCAGCTGGGCTTTTTCTGGAGGATGAACTTGACGTGGTTGGACGGGGCTCAGACGCCAGTCGGGACACAGAGCGATGTTTCGAAGAGCTGAGAGCTACCACGACACACAAAGCTGGTAGTCTGAAGGAGAAGCCTCCAGATGAGCTCATCCTGATGCTGCAGGATCAGTGCACCAACCCATTTGCTCCAATGGCCGGTGTGGAGTACTCCAAGGTGGGCTCAGCCCCCAGTTCATTCCTGAGGATCGACGAGAGAGACTGTTATAATGACTGCTACATGGCGCTGGAGCATGGCAGGCAGTTCATGGACAATATGTCGGGAGGCAAAGTAGATGAAACACTTGTGAAAAGCACCTGTCTTCATCAGTGGCCAAAATGCAAAT CAGCGGACATGAGCAAGCTGTTCTCTCAGGACGTCCTGCGGGTGTTGTTGTCCCTCCAGCCTGTGCTGCAGGACACCATTCAGAAGAAGAGGAGTGTGCGCTCCTGGGGCGTACAGGGACCTCTCACCTGGCAACAGTTCCACAAAATGGCTGGCAGGGGATCTTACG GCACAGATGAGTCTCCCGAGCCTCTGCCCATCCCAACCTTTCTGGTTGGTTACGAGTATGACTTTGTGGTGCTGTCTCCTTTTGGGTTGCCTTACTGGGAGAAGCTTCTTCTTGATCCTTTTGGTTCCCAGAGAGATGTGGGATATGTCGTCATCTGCCCAGAAAACGAGGCCCTGCTTCGTGGCGCCAAGACCTTTTTTAAAGATCTGAGTGCAATGTATGAG GCATGCCAGCTGGGGCAACACAGGCCCATCTGCAAGAGTCACCCAGAGGGTATACTGACGGTTGGCACCACAGAAGGCAGGAGCATGACGGAGCAGCCCCTCAGTGACTGGTTCCTCAACATGGCTGCCAGAGAAGGAAACAATGAAGCCTTTAATAAGCTCAAACTCTTTGCTCAAGTGTGTCGCTATGATCTAG CTCCATACCTGTCAGAGCAGCCTTTGGATAGCTCTCTGTTGTCCCAGCGCAGTCCCGCCCCggctgcctcctcctcctcctccccccaaACCTCCAACTCTTCCGGCATCTCCTCAGGACTCCAGAGCACCAACACTACCAGCACCAGCTCTGCCCCGGTCAGCAGCACCCCTCCCTCCTCTTTGCCAGGCTCCCAGACTATCGGGGGAATGGCCTCAGCAAAGCCAAGTTCCTTCTCGCCATTTGGGACTGCAGGCTTGCAGGGCAGCGCAACTCAGAATGGACCTCAGTCAAATCCACAAGGGGGTGGGGGCTTGGCAGAAAATGGATCCAACCAGCCTCAGGGGCCCACAGAGACACCAGAGAG CACAATGGAGAGAGACAAAGTGGGAAAGCCAACAGACGGAGAGTCTCACGCTGTTTCTTACCCGCCTGCCATAGTGGTCTATATCGTCGACCCTTTCAGCTATGAAGACGCAGACAGAGACATCCACTCCAGCACCTACACGCTGGGCCTGCTGCGCTGCTACATGGAAATGCTCCTGTTCCTCCCTGCTCGCATCAGAAATGCCGTCTCTGTGCAG ATTGTTCCCtgccagtatctgctgcagcCGGTGCACAGCGGCGAGCGCCACGTCTACAACCAGCACCTGAAATCGCTGGCCTTCTCTGTGTTCACTCAGTGTCGTCGGCCTCTGCCCAACTCCACCAACTTCAAGACTCTGACGGGCTTCGGGCCCGGGCTTGCCATCGACATGGCACTTAAGAATCCAGAG CGGCCTGAGTGTCTGCGTCTGTACACGCCGCCCTTCATTTTGGCCCCAGTGAAAGACAAGCAGACTGAGCTCGGGGAGACGTTTGGCGAAGCATCGCAGAAGTACAACATCCTGTTTGTCGGCTACTGTCTGTCTCATGATCAGCGCTGGCTGCTGGCCTCGTGCACCGACCAACACGGAGAACTGCTGGAGACCTGCATCATTAGCATCGACGTGCCCAACAG GGCTCGCAGGAAAAAGAGCTCCGCCAGACGAACGGGTTTGGAGAAGCTGTGGGAGTGGTGTCTCGGCCTGGTTCAGCTGACATCGCTGCCATGGAGGGTGGTGATTGGGCGGCTTGGCAGGATGGGGCATGGCGAGCTGAGAG ACTGGAGTATTTTACTGAGCAGGAGGAACTTGCAGTCTCTCAGTAAGCGGCTGAAGGAGAAGTGCAGGATGTGTGGCATCTCTGCTGCTGACACTCCCAGCATCCTCAGCGCCTGTCTGGTCGCCATGGAGCCACAAGGTTCCTTTGTCATCATGCCAG ATTCAGTGTCAACGGGTTCAGTGTTCGGCCGCAGCACCACACTCAACATGCAAACTTCACAGCTGAGCACGCCTCAAGACACCTCCTGTACGCACATCCTGGTGTTCCCCACCTCAGCCATGGTGCAGGTCAACACTAACACGTCAGAGCCCATTGACATCAACTTCAACCCCATAAATCCTG